CCTGGTTGACGGGGTGCTGGTGATCGGCCTGGTAGCGATCCATCAGCTCGGACCATTCGGCGTTCAGGTTGACGAGGGCCATGACAGGTTCTCCGGGGGCAGCGGCGAGGATGGCAGCGCGATGCGGAGCAACGCCTCCGCGAGCGCGTCGACGAAGCGGCGGTCGTCGACCACCGGGTGCCCGAGGACGTGCGCGTGCACGGCGCCCTCGAGCGTGGCGAGCAAGATGAAGGCGGTCGCGGTCGGGTCACCGGCGTGCCCCCAGCGACCGAGCACCGCGGCGATGCGCTCGAGCAGCCGGCGCTCGCCCGCGGTGATCAGCGCGTCGAGGCCAGGATCCGCGTGGCGGCGCTCGGTGATGACCGCGTGCAGCCCGGCGTCGGCCGCGTGGTAGTCGATCACCGCGTCGATCACCGCGCGCAGCCGGGCGCGCACGTCGGGCGCCAGCTGCGCCTCGCCGGCCTCGACCAGCCCCAGCGCGCGGTCGATCAGCGCGTCCTGGCGCGCGCCGGCCAGCTCGCGCAGCACCTCGTCCTTGCAGGTGAAGTACTGGTAGAAGCTCCCGGTCGCCGCCGCCGCCCGCGCCGCGATGCTGCGCGCGGTCGCGGCCGCATACCCAGCCTCCGCGAACTCCGCCGCCGCCGCCGCCACGAGCGCGGCCCGGGTACGCACCGCCCGCCCTTGCGAGGGCACGCGGTTTCGGGTCGGCGCGGCGTCCATGCACCGAGACAATCACAAATATGAACCAGAGGTCAAGTTCATATGATAAGCACCTAGAATGGTGCCGGCAAAGACCTCCTCCGCCCCCCTCGTCTTACCTCCATTCGTGCTGCTCGCTCACAAGGGCCAGGGGCGCACGCGCTTGGATCGGCAGTTCACCTACGACGTCGTCGCGGGCGCGCTGACCTGCGCCGGCGTCGCCGCCGCGCTGCTCGGGTCCGCGCACCTGCTCGAGCGCGACTTCCTGACCAAGGTACCGCTGGCGATCGCCCTCGCGACGCTGGTCGCGCTGGTGGTCGCGTTCGTCTGGTTCGGCAAGGCGGTCGTGTACAAGCCGCGCGAGGCGCCAGCCGAGCGGGTGCTGCGCACGCGCGCCGACGAGATCGTGGCGGTCGGCCTCGTGACCCGGCGCGTCCACTACGCGACCTACGGCGGCCCGCCGCATGGCGATGAGCACTCGGTGCGCATCGTCCTCGCCGACGGCAGCCACGTCGAGGGCGGTGACACCGTGCTCGGCACCGCGACCACCGCGATCCGCGAGGCCCTCGCGCGACGCGGCGTCGTCTTGACCCGCCAGGCCGAGCTGTTCCCGACCGGCGGCATCCGCGTCTGACCGAGGACCGCGCGCGCCGCCGGCGATCCCGTGACAACGCGCCGCGCGCGCTAGCGTCGCGCGGCCGTGACAACGCGCCGCGCGTGCTAGCGTCGAGCCGCCGTGGGGAACGACGCCAGCACGTTGCCGGTCCAGGCGACGCGCCCGCACGGGCGCCGGACGCTGGTGATCATGGCCGGCGAGACGGTCGCGGTCCACGAGCTGCCGGCGACCGGCTCGGTCGAGCTCGGCCGCGCGGTCGACGCACCGATCCGGATCGACCATCCGTCGATCTCGCGCCGCCACCTGCGCCTGTGGCTCGCCAGCGGGCTCGAGGCCGAGGACCTCGGCGGCACCAACGGCACGTCGCTGCGGGGCGTGCGCCTGCCCGCGCACCGCCGGGTCCCGCTGGGCTGCGACGAGGTGCTGATCGTCGGCGAGGTAGCGGTGGTGATCCAGGATCGGGCGCGCCTGACCTCCGCGACCGCGGCGCCACGCCCGCCCAAGCCGTCGGGGCCGGTCGCGCCGATCGCCGGCGACGTCGTGCTCCGGGATCCCGCGATGGTGCGCCTGCACGAGCTGGCGACCCGGGTCGCGCGCGGGCGGATCCCGGTGCTGATCACCGGCGAGACCGGCACCGGCAAGGAGGTGCTCGCCGAGCTGCTCCACCGCGCGTCGCCGCGCGCGGCCGGGCCGCTGATCCGGATCAACTGCGCGGCCCTGCCCGAGGCGCTGGTCGAGAGCGAGATCTTCGGCCACGAGAAGGGCGCGTTCACCGGCGCCGACCGCAGCCGCGTGGGTCTGCTCGAGGCGGGCCACGGCGGCACCGTGCTGCTCGACGAGGTCGGCGAGCTGCCGCTGCTGGTGCAGGCCAAGCTGCTGCGCGTGCTCGAGCACGGCGCGGTGACGCCGGTCGGCGCGACCGCGCCGCGCACCGTCGACGTGCGCGTCGTCGCGGCGACCAACCGCGACCTCGAGGCCGAGATCGCGGCCGGGCGCTTCCGCAGCGACCTGTACTTCCGGATCGCCGGTGTCGTGCTGGTGGTGCCGCCGCTGCGCGCGCGCCCCGCGGAGATCGAGCCGCTGGCGTCGGCGTGGCTGGCGCGGGCCGCGGCGGCGCTCGACCGACCGACGCTGCGGCTGTCGGCGGCGGCGCTCGATCAGCTGCGCCGGCACCCGTGGCCTGGCAACGTGCGCGAGCTCCGCAGCGCGATGGAGCGGGCCGCGCTGATGGCGCCCGACGACACCGTCGAGCCTGCGCACCTCGAGCTGCGCGGGGGCCCCGCGCTGGCCGCGGCGGCGCCGCCGGTGAGCCCGCCGACCACCGACGAGCGCGAGCGCATCGTCGACGCGCTCGCCGCCTGCGCCGGCAACCAGAGCCGCGCCGCGGCGATGCTCGGCATGCCGCGGCGGACGCTGGTCAAGCGCCTGGCCGAGCTCGCGATCCCCCGGCCACGGCGCGGGTGAGCGCGGCGGCGCAGGTGAGCGCGCGGCGCAGGTGAGCGCGCGGCGGTCAGCGCGGCGGCGCGGGTGAGCGCGGCGGCGCAGGTGAGCGCGCGGCGCAGGTGAGCGCGCGGCGGTCAGCGCGGCGGCGCGGCCTCGCCGCTCAGCTCGAGGTCGTGGTCGCGGCAGATCCCGATGATCTGCGCGCGCATCTCGCCCTGCGGGATCGACGCCAGGTGCCTGCGCGCGCGGGCGGCGTCGCCCACGTGACAGGCCGCGATCGCGGCCAGGTTGCGCGCGTCGGGATCGCCCTGCGCCCACGGGATCGCCTGCTCGGCGCCGGCCAGCGCGCGGCGGGCGTCGCCCCGATGGAACGCCGCCAGCGCCGCGCCATGGAGCTCGTGATAGCGCGCCGCCACCGCGGCGCGATCCATCCCGGGCGGCGGACCCACCGCGGCCCGCCGCGGCGCGGACCCGGGCGGCGCGCGCGCGTCGATGTCCGCGGCGACGTCGGCGACCATCGCGTCGACGACCGTCGCGTCGCTCGGCACCTCGACGGGCGCGACCGCGGCCACGCCGGCGTCTGGCGCGGGGGCTGCGGCCAGCGCGCGATCGTCGACGGCCGGGGCCCGCGTCGGCGCGGCTGCCCGGCGACCGCCGCGCCCGACCACGACCGCGACCAGCGCGAGCGCCGCGACGCCGACGCCGACGCCGACGAGGCGGCGCCGACGAGGCGGCGCCGGCCCGCGCAGCGCGTCGCGCACCGCCGCCAGCGACGCGAACCGCTCGTCTGGATCCGCCGCGAGCCCGCGCGCGCAGATCGCGTGCAGCCACGCCGGCACCGGGCGCACGGGCGCCGGCGCCCCGCGGGCGATCGCGAACATCATCGCGGCGAGGGTCTCGCCCGGGTACGCGCGCTGGCCGTGCAGCGCCTCGTACAGCGCGGCGCAGAAGCCGAACTGATCGCTGCGGGGCCCGGCCGGCTCCCCGGCCAGGCACTCCGGCGCCATGAACACCGGTGTCCCGATCACGCCGCCGGTCGCGGTCGAGATCGTCGCCGGGGCCCCGGCCGCGGGCGGCACGGTGCTGACGTGCGCGACGCCGAAGTCGGCGATGCGCGCGCGCCCGTCGTCGCCGACCAGGATGTTGCTCGGCTTGACGTCGCGGTGGACGATGCCGGCGGCGTGGGCCGCGACCAGCCCGGCGGCGACGTCGCGGAACACCGCGACCACCTCGGGCCAGGCCCGCGCGCGCTCGAGCCAGCGCGACAGCGGCTGGCCTGCCACCAGCTCCATCGCCAGGTACGCGCGGCCGTCGCGCACGCCCGCGTCGTGGACCGCGACCACGTTGGGGTGCGCCAGCCGCGCCATCGCGCGGGCCTCGGTCGCCAGCCGCTCCTGGTGCGCGGCGCCCAGCAAGTCGTCGTGCAGCAGCTTGAGCGCGACGTTGCGATCGAGCACGCGGTCGCGGGCGACCCAGACCACACCCATCCCGCCCTCGCCGAGCTTCTCGAGCAGCGCGTACCGGTCGGCGTCGCCGCCGGCCGGCTGCGCCCGGTCACGCGCGGCCGCCGCCGGCACGGTCGGATCGAGGTCTGGCCCCTGGGAGCCCACGCGGCGATCGTACGCGCGCCGGCGCGCGCCCGCCATGCCGCGGTCGCCGCGGTGTCATTCGACGCGGATCCGGCCGAGCCCGCTGGTGTCCTCGCGCTGGGTCGCGACGCCGCGCGCGCGCTCGTGCTCGTCGCTGGCGCTGCTGGTGTCGCGCGCGCCCAGCTGGCCGCTCGTGCCCTCGGTGCCTTGCTGGGAGTGGCTCACCGTCGACTCCAGGGTCGTGGTCCAGATCCGCTCGAAGCCCGACTCGACCACGGTCCGCAGCGCGGTGCGGAGCTGGTCGCGCTGGGTCTGGGTGAGGCTGCCGTTGAGGTGGCCGCGCAGCCCGAGCGTGAGCCCCGCCTCGACGGTGCCGCTCACGGTCGCCTCGAGCCCGGCCAGGAGCAACGCCAGCTCGGGCACCGCGGCGGCCAGCAGCGGCCCGAGCGGGAGCTGCCCGGTCAGCGAGCCGCCCCCGCGGACCTCGCCGCTGCCCTCGACGCCGGCCTCGACGCCGGCCTCGAGCACGCGCTCGATCAGCTGCTCGCGCTCGCGGGTGACCTGGGTCGAGTAGCGCTGGTGGTGCTGGTCGGTGGTCGTCTGGGTGTCGGTCGTGGTGGAGCCCTGCTGCTGCTCCGTGGTGGTGCCTTGCGTCTGGGTGTCCTCGCGCTCGCGCCCCGAGCGCCCGAGGCGTCGATCGGCCAGCGTCACCGCGGCCTGGGTCGTGGGGATCTCGGCGTAGACCGTGTACCGGCGCGCGCTCGCGCCCGGGGCCGGGTAACGCGCGTGCCCGACGTGCTGCTCGGGCAAGCCCGCGGCCAGCGCCGGCGCCGACAGACGCGCGGTCACGCCCGCGGCCGCCACCGGCGGCGGCAGCATCGCCGTAACGTCGGCGTCGTCGACCAGCTCGTCGGGATTCTCGATCTGTTGCTGGATGTGGCGGAGCACACCTGCCTGCTGGCCGGCGGCGCGGATCGCCTGCCGGGCCGCGGGCCCGCTCGAGCCCTCGAGCACGACCTGGACGCTGCGCCGTCCGCCCTGGCGGTGGAAGCTGTAGGTCATCGCGACGACGCCGTCGCCCTCGCGCGGGTGAGCGTAGCTGCCGGCGCGCACCGGCCCCGCGTCGGTCAGGTCCCAGCCCGCGAAGCGGCCCGGCGCGACGCTGGCGTCGGTGGGCGTGATCGTCATCGCGCGCACGTGCAGCACCGACGAGCTCGAGCGCGGCGTCGCCGGCCGGCTCTGCCCGAGGTAGACGCGGTCGTAGTCGACGAACCACTCGGTCGGCGTGGTCGTGGCGGCGGGGCCAGCGCCGGTGGCGCCGCTGGTGCCGGGGCTGCCCGGCTGAGCGTCGGGCGTGGTCGCGGTGGCGCCGTCGCCGCCGCGCGGAGGATCGCGCTGCACCGCCGGTCCGCCGGCCGCGCCGCGGTGGGCCATCGTGCCGAGCAGCTCCTGCGCCGACTCGCCGCGCACCACCGCGTCGGCGACCGCGTCGGCGTGCCGCTCGTAGGCGTCGCCGAGCTGGCCGACGCCGCCCGCCAGGCGCACGCCGCCGCGCTGCTGGACCACGTGCGCGGCCTCGTGCGCGGCCAGGTGCAGATCGGGCGTGGCGGCGAACGCGACCTCGTCGCCGGTCGCGTAGGCGCGGGCGCCGATCGCGGCCGAGGCCTCGGCCGCCGCGCCGCCGACGTGGGCGCGCACGCCGGACACGTCGTGGTGACCGAAGGCCCGCTGGATCTGATCGAGGAACGGCAGCGGCCCGCCGGCCCCGGCGACGCCCGCCGCCGCTGCCGCGTGGACCTCGGGCGCGCTGGCGCCGCGCGCCGCGACGTCGGCCCGGGCCTGGACCGCGGGGCCGGACGCACCGCCACCGAGCTCGGCGGCGACCGCCCGAGCGATCGACTGCAGCGACGGCCCCAGCCGGGAGGTCAAGGTCGCCTTGCCGGGCGCCGACCGCCGGCGGGCGCCGTCGGCGGTCGCGCGGTCGCGCTGGTCGTCGTGCCGTAGACCCTCGTCGTAGGTGCTCATGCCCCGAACAACAGCAGCGCGCGTGCCACGGCGGCCGCGCCCAGATCTCGTGGACTTGGCTGCGCGCGCCGACCCGCTGATGCTCAATCCGCGCCGCGGCGTCGCCGCCGTGCTCATCATGAGCACGCGCCGCCGCGACACCAGCGCCCGCGCGATCCTTGGAAGATCCATCGCGCACCCAGCGCGTCCATGGGCGGCATGAGGAACCTCCCGCCGCTCATGCTGGCGGTCGCGATCGGCTGCGCCGGCGGGGGCACGGTGACATCGTCATCGCCCCCCGCCCGCAGCGCACCGATCTCGATCGCCACGACCCCGACCGACCACCAGCTCGCGGCGCTGACGCCGGCGCCGCTCACCGCCGGCGCCGCCGGGCTCGACGCCGCCATCGCCAGCTACTACGAGCGGGCCGCGACCCGGCGCGGCTACCTCCAGACCGACAAGCCGCTGTACCAGCCGGGCGAGACGATCTGGTTCCGCGCCGATCTGCGCACCACCGGCACCATGCTGGCGGGGCCGGCGCTGGCGACCACGGTGCAGCTGGTGTCGCCGCGCGGCGCGATCGTCGCGACCAAGCTCGTGTTGGTCCAGCACGGCGTCGCCCGCAACGACGTCGCGCTGGCCGAGACCCTCGAGGGCGGCGAGTACACGCTCAAGCTCACCGCCGCCGACGGCACCACCGACGAGCGCAAGCTCATCATCAACACCTACGAGGCGCCGCGGCTGCAGAAGACGCTCGAGCTCCTGCGCAAGGCCTACGGCGCCGGGGACGCCGTCGCCGCCGCGATCGAGATCAAGCAGGCCACCGGCGAGCCGTTCGCCGACCGCGCGCTCACCGGCATCGTCACGATCGACGACGTCGAGGTCCAGCGCCTCGCGCTCACGACCAACCGCGACGGCAAGACCACGGCGCGCTTCACGCTCCCGACGACGATGGCCCGCGGCGACGGCCTGCTGACGATCCTGGCCGAGGACGGCGGCGTCACCGAGTCGATCCAGAAGCGGATCCCGATCGTCATGACCAGCCTGCAGCTCGGGCTGTTCCCCGAGGGCGGCGACCTGATCGACGGCCTGCCGGGCCGGGTCTACGTCATGGCCCGGACGCTGATCGGCAAGCCGGCCGACGTCGAGGGCCAGGTCGTCGACGACCGCGGCCGCGTCGTCGCCGAGTTCACGTCGATCCACGACGGCCTCGGCCGGTTCGAGCTCACGCCCGAGACCGACCGCCGCTACCAGGTCGTGATCACGCGACCGGCCGGCATCACCGCGCGCTACCCGGTCCCGGCGGCGCAGCCCGGCGGCTGCGTGATCCGCAGCGTCGATCCGACCACGCCCGACGTCGTCCGCGTCGCGGCGCTGTGCGACACCGCGCGCCACCTCGAGGTCGTCGCGGTCATGCGCGAGCGCCGGCTCGGCAGCGGCGGCTTCGACGTCGCCGCCGGCCAGCCGACCGTGGTCGAGATCCCCGCCGACCCCAAGGCCCAGGGCCAGGGCGTCGTGCGCGTGACCCTGTTCTCGAGCGATCGCGCGCCGCTGGCCGAGCGCCTCGTCTATCACAACCGCGGCGCCGACCTGCGGGTCGAGCTGACCGCCGACAAGCCCACGTACACGCCGCGCGAGCCGGTCAAGCTGCGGGTCAAGACCACCGACGCCGCCGGCAAGCCGGTGGCGGCCTCGGTCGCGGTCGCGGTCGTCGACGAGACCGTGCTGGCGTTCGCCGACGACAAGTCGGCGCGCATCCTGGCGCGCATGTACCTCGAGCCCGAGCTCGGCGCGACCGGCGCCGAGCCGATCGAGGAGCCGAACTTCTACTTCAGCGACCAGCCCGAGGCCGCGGCGGCGATGGACGCGCTGCTCGCGACCCGCGGCTACCGACGGTTCGAGTGGCGCCCGATCACCGCGGCGCTGGGAGGCACGCCATGACCCGACTTCCTCGCCACGCCCTGCTCGCGCTCGGCGCGCTGCTCGCCGCCCCCGCGGCCGTCCTCGCCGCCGGCCCGGGCGCGATCGAGGGCGTCGTCGTCGACGGCAGCGGCGCGCCGCTGGCCGCCGGCGTCCGCGTCACGATCACCTGCGGCGCGGTCAAGAAGACCGCGACCCTCGACCGCGGCGGCGGCTTCAGCGTCACCGGCCTGCCAGCCGGCACCTGCACCGTCTCCGGTCAGGGCGCCGGCTTCGCGACCGTCGCCCTGACCGTGACCGTCGCCGACGACGCGATCGCCAGCGTGATGATCTCGATGCGACCGCCGGCGCCCGAGGTGACGATGGCGCCGATGGCACCCGCGCCGATGGCCGGCGCCGGCGGCGCCCCGCCGATGGTCGCGCCGGCCCGCGCCCCGGCGCCGCGCGATCGGGCCGCGCCCGCCGAGGAGATGCGCGCCGCGGCCCCGCCGCGGCCGCCGCCGCCACCGCCGCGGGTGGTCCGGCTCGACGATGCGCGGGCGCCGATCGGCAAGCAGGCGAACCGCCGCGTCGCCGCCGACCGCGGCCGCGATCTCGACGACGTGCTGATCGCCCAGGACGGCGGCGGCTTCGCGCCGGTGCGCGTGTTCCCGGTGCCGCAGTACACCGCGGCCTACGACGGCCCGCGCACCGACTTCCGCGAGACCATCTACTGGAACCCGACCGTCACGACCGACGCCCGCGGCGAGGCCGAGGTCACGTTCGTCACCTCCGACGCGGTCACCGCGTTCCGGGCCACGGCCGAGGGCTTCGCCACCGACGGCACGCCCGGCGCCGGCCAGGTCGCGCTGCAGTCGAAGCTGCCGCTCACGCTCGACGCGCACCTGCCGGTCGAGGTCACCGCCGGCGATCGCATCCGCTTGCCGATCACGCTCACCAACCAGACCGAGGCCGCGCTCGACGCCACGCTCGCGACCCGGTTCGGCAGCGCGTTCAAGCTCACCGGCGCCGCCGCCACCACCCCGATCCACCTCCGCGCCGGCGAGAAGAGGTCGATGTTCTTCGCGCTCGAGGTCGTCGCCACCGGCGGCGACGCCGAGGTCGCGCTCGCGGTCACCGCGCGCGGCCTCGCCGACGAGGTGCGCAAGACCATCCGGGTCGTGCCGCGCGGCTTCCCGTTCGAGGTCTCGGCCGCCGGCACCGCCAGCGGCGGCCACACCGCCCGGGCGCAGCTCGATCTGACCGGCGCGCTGCCGGGCTCGATCACCGCCACGGTCACGATGTACCCCTCGGCGCTGGCGTCGATGACCAAGGGCATGGAGGGCATGATCCGCGAGCCCGGCGGCTGCTTCGAGCAGACCTCGTCGAGCAACTACCCCAACGTGATGGTGCTGGCGTACCTGGCGTCGTCCGACGACGCCGACCCGGCGCTGGTCGAGCGTTCGCAGGCGGTGCTCGACCGCGGCTACGGCCTCCTCACCGGCTACGAGACCAAGCAGCGCGGCTACGAGTGGTTCGGGCAGACGCCCGGCCACGAGGCGCTCACCGCCTACGGCCTGATGGAGTTCGCCGACATGGCCCGAGTCTACGACGTCGATCCGGCGATGGTCGAGCGCACCGCGGCCTGGCTCATGAGCCGGCGCGACGGCCACGGCGGGTTCACCCGCTCGACCACCGCGCTCGACTCGTTCGGCCGCGCCGGCGAGGCCACCACCAACGCGTACATCATGTGGGCCCTGGCCGAGGCCGGCCGCGCCGACGGCATGACCGCAGAGCTGAAGGTGCAGCGCGAGCTCGGCGCCACGACCCGCGATCCGTACCTGCTCGCGCTCACCGCCAACACGCACCTGCGCGCGCGCGCCGCTGACGGCGCGGCGATGGTCAAGCGCCTGGCCGCGATGCAGCAGCGCGACGGCAGCTTCACCGGCGCCAAGGAGTCGATCACGATGTCGGGCGACGCGTCGCTGACGATCGAGACCACCGCGCTGGCGATCCTGGCCATGCTCCAGGCCGGCGACGCCTACCAGCCACAGGTCCGCGCCGCCGTCGACTACCTCAACGCCAACCGCGGCGGCTACGGCGAGTGGAGCAACACCCAGGCGACGATCCTCGGCCTCAAGGCGCTGACCGCCTACGCCGAGGCGTCCAAGCAGATGGCCGCCGACGGCGCCGCGACCGTGATCGTCAACGGCCGCCCGGCCGGCACGATCCAGTTCGAGCGCGGCCGCAAGGACGCGCTGGTCTGGGACGACCTCGCCGGCGCGCTGCGGCCCGGGCCCAACACGATCGAGGTCAAGCTCGACAGCGCCGCGTCGCTGCCATACTCGATCGCGATCGCGTACCGCGCGGCCCAGCCGCAGTCATCGCCCGCGGCCAAGGTCGCGGTCGCGACGACGCTCCTGGCCGATCACGTCCGCATGGGCGAGGGCGTCACGCTGCGGGCCCAGATCGACAACACGACCGACGCCGGGGTGCCGATGACCCTGGCGCGGATCGGCATCCCCGGCGGCCTGGTGTTCCAGACCTGGCAGCTCAAGGAGCTGCGCGACCAGGGCAAGATCGACTTCTACGAGACCGGCCCGCGCGAGGTCATCCTGTACTGGCGCGCGCTGCCGCCGTCGGCGCACAAGCAGGTCGATCTCAACCTGCTGGCCGCGGTGCCCGGCACCTACGAGGCCCCCGCCAGCTCGGCGTACCTGTACTACACCGACGAGGACAAGCGCTGGGCGCCGGCGGTCGCGGTCACCGTCGCCGAGTAGCGCGCTTCGCCCGCGGGCGGCGCGCGCTGCGCTCAGATCGCCCGGGTCATGAACACGCTGAACGGATCGGCGACGTAGCCGGTGAACGGGCCGCAGCGGACGAACCCGGCGCCCTCGTACAGGCGGTGCGCGGGCGCGAACGCCGGGCCGGTGCCGGTCTCGAGCCACAAGCTCGTGAGGCCGCGAGCCCGGGCGGCGGCGATGAGGTGCGCGAGGATGGCCTTGCCGACGCCACGCCCGAGGAACGCGTCGGCGACCCGCATCGACTTCAGCTCGCCGCGCGCGGCGTCGAGCTGCTTGAGCGCGCCGCAGCCGGCGAGGTCGGCGCCGGCCCAGGCCGACCAGCAGGTCACGTCGGGCTGGCGCAGGGCGTCGACGTCGAGCGCGTGGACGCTGTCGCGCGGCGAGATCGCGTGCATGCGCGTGCGGTGCTGCGCGACGAGCCTGCGGATCGCCGCGCCGGTCAGATCGTCGAGTTGGAAGCGCAGCGCGAGGTCCATCGCGGCCGGATCGTCGCACGGCGCCCGCGACCGCGCCGCGATCGCGCTGGCGAGATCTCCTGAGACGCTCGGTGATCGTGGCGCACGCCGGCGCCGATCGCGCGTGTTATCTCAGGACGCGTGAGCATCCTCCGCGCCAAGCGCACCGTGTCGGCCCCGCTGCGCGCCACCCGCCCGACCGCCGCGTCCGCGCCCGTGGTGACCAAGGCTGCGCCCGCCGCCGCGCCGCGCACCCGGGTCCACGTCCTCGACGTCCCGTTCGCGATGCGCGCGGTCGCGGCCGCCAGCGACGCGCGCTGGGACGCCGACCACGGCGTGCACCTCTACCAGGGCGCGACCCTGCCGGCGGCGCTGGCGCCGTTCGCGGCCCAGCCGTACTCGTGGGAGCGCCACGTCGAGCGCGAGCTCAACGGCGGCGAGCGCGCGGCGCCGTCGACGCCGACCGGCGCGATCACCCTGCGCGCGCACCAGGCCACCGCGGTCACCGCCATCGCCGGCGCCGTCACCGCGCGGCGCCCCGGGTTCCTGCTCGCCGACGACGTCGGCCTGGGCAAGACCATCACCGCGTGGGCGGCGATCCTGCAGATGCGCGCCGCCACCAGCGTGCTGATCGTGTGCCCGCTCGCGGTGATCGCGCACTGGCGCCGCACGATCGAGGCGATGGGCGACGGCGGCAAGGACGTCGTCGTCCTCAACTACGAGCGGCTGGGCAAGCTGTTCGAGGTCAGCCCGGCGGCGCGCAAGAAGATCCGCACCAAGAAGGGCCTGGCCCGGGCCGGCACCGCGCCCGAGCTCGACGTGATCGTCCTGGACGAGAGCCACCGCTGCAAGAACCCCACGGCGGCGCGCTCGAAGCTCGCCGCCAAGCTGGTCGCCAACGCGGGCTTCTGCCTGTGGCTGTCGGCGACCGCGGGCCAGAACCCGCTCGAGCTGTCGTACCTGGCGCCGCTGCTCGCGAGCACGACCGGCGCCCGCGCCGCCGACCTGAAGGACTTCGAGCAGTGGTGCCTCGCGCAGGGGCTCGGCGTCACCCGCGGCGGCTACGGCAAGTGGGCGTGGCGCGGCGAGCGCGCCGACTGCGAGCGCGTGCGCGCGATGCTGTTCGAGCCGGCCCGCGGCCACGGCCCGGCCGGACTGCGCCGGCGGCCCGAGGACATCGTCGGCTGGCCGGCGATCAACCGCATCCTGACGCCGATCGAGCTCGACGCCTCGGCCCGCGACCTCTACCAGCAGGCCTGGACCGAGTTCCGGCGCGAGCTCGAGCTGTCCCCGCGCGGCCGCGACCCGAAGTCGGCGCTGGCGGCGACGGTGCGCCTGCGCCAGAAGAGCTCGCTCATCCGCGCCGAGGGCACCGTCGAGCTGGCGCGCGAGCTGCTCGACAACGGCCACCAGGTCGCGATCTCGGTCGCGTTCATCGAGAGCCTGACCGCGATGCGCGAGGCGCTCGAGCGCGGCCTGGGCGCGGTGCCGTGCGCGTCGATCCACGGCGCCCTGCCGGCCGCCGCGCGCGAGGCCGAGCGCCTGCGGTTCCAGCGCGGCGACGCCCGGGTCGTGCTGTTCACCGTCGAGGAGGGCATCTCGCTGCACCAGGGCGAGCACAACGACGTGCCGCGGTCCGAGATCATCCACGACCTGCGCTGGTCGGCGATCCAGATGGCCCAGGTCGAGGGCCGCTGCCACCGCGACGGCCGGTTCGCGCAGGTCTACTGGGCCTACGCCGACGGCACCATCGAGGACAAGATCGCGCGCGTGGTCGCGGGCCGGCTCCAGGCCATGAAGGAGATGATCGGCGACGACGCCGAGACCCTGCGCGAGATCGAGCGCCTGCTGCTGGCGTGATCACCGTTGGTCGCCGCCAACTGCTGCGCCGGCCGTGCGTGAGCTCCACGCCGGGCGCAGCACCGGTGCGCGCGCGGGGCCCGACCCATGCCCCTCAGGAAGTCCCCTGGACCGCGCCTCGATCGACTATCCTTGACG
The genomic region above belongs to Myxococcales bacterium and contains:
- a CDS encoding carboxypeptidase regulatory-like domain-containing protein; the encoded protein is MTRLPRHALLALGALLAAPAAVLAAGPGAIEGVVVDGSGAPLAAGVRVTITCGAVKKTATLDRGGGFSVTGLPAGTCTVSGQGAGFATVALTVTVADDAIASVMISMRPPAPEVTMAPMAPAPMAGAGGAPPMVAPARAPAPRDRAAPAEEMRAAAPPRPPPPPPRVVRLDDARAPIGKQANRRVAADRGRDLDDVLIAQDGGGFAPVRVFPVPQYTAAYDGPRTDFRETIYWNPTVTTDARGEAEVTFVTSDAVTAFRATAEGFATDGTPGAGQVALQSKLPLTLDAHLPVEVTAGDRIRLPITLTNQTEAALDATLATRFGSAFKLTGAAATTPIHLRAGEKRSMFFALEVVATGGDAEVALAVTARGLADEVRKTIRVVPRGFPFEVSAAGTASGGHTARAQLDLTGALPGSITATVTMYPSALASMTKGMEGMIREPGGCFEQTSSSNYPNVMVLAYLASSDDADPALVERSQAVLDRGYGLLTGYETKQRGYEWFGQTPGHEALTAYGLMEFADMARVYDVDPAMVERTAAWLMSRRDGHGGFTRSTTALDSFGRAGEATTNAYIMWALAEAGRADGMTAELKVQRELGATTRDPYLLALTANTHLRARAADGAAMVKRLAAMQQRDGSFTGAKESITMSGDASLTIETTALAILAMLQAGDAYQPQVRAAVDYLNANRGGYGEWSNTQATILGLKALTAYAEASKQMAADGAATVIVNGRPAGTIQFERGRKDALVWDDLAGALRPGPNTIEVKLDSAASLPYSIAIAYRAAQPQSSPAAKVAVATTLLADHVRMGEGVTLRAQIDNTTDAGVPMTLARIGIPGGLVFQTWQLKELRDQGKIDFYETGPREVILYWRALPPSAHKQVDLNLLAAVPGTYEAPASSAYLYYTDEDKRWAPAVAVTVAE
- a CDS encoding serine/threonine protein kinase; its protein translation is MGSQGPDLDPTVPAAAARDRAQPAGGDADRYALLEKLGEGGMGVVWVARDRVLDRNVALKLLHDDLLGAAHQERLATEARAMARLAHPNVVAVHDAGVRDGRAYLAMELVAGQPLSRWLERARAWPEVVAVFRDVAAGLVAAHAAGIVHRDVKPSNILVGDDGRARIADFGVAHVSTVPPAAGAPATISTATGGVIGTPVFMAPECLAGEPAGPRSDQFGFCAALYEALHGQRAYPGETLAAMMFAIARGAPAPVRPVPAWLHAICARGLAADPDERFASLAAVRDALRGPAPPRRRRLVGVGVGVAALALVAVVVGRGGRRAAAPTRAPAVDDRALAAAPAPDAGVAAVAPVEVPSDATVVDAMVADVAADIDARAPPGSAPRRAAVGPPPGMDRAAVAARYHELHGAALAAFHRGDARRALAGAEQAIPWAQGDPDARNLAAIAACHVGDAARARRHLASIPQGEMRAQIIGICRDHDLELSGEAAPPR
- a CDS encoding GNAT family N-acetyltransferase; protein product: MDLALRFQLDDLTGAAIRRLVAQHRTRMHAISPRDSVHALDVDALRQPDVTCWSAWAGADLAGCGALKQLDAARGELKSMRVADAFLGRGVGKAILAHLIAAARARGLTSLWLETGTGPAFAPAHRLYEGAGFVRCGPFTGYVADPFSVFMTRAI
- a CDS encoding TetR family transcriptional regulator, producing the protein MRTRAALVAAAAAEFAEAGYAAATARSIAARAAAATGSFYQYFTCKDEVLRELAGARQDALIDRALGLVEAGEAQLAPDVRARLRAVIDAVIDYHAADAGLHAVITERRHADPGLDALITAGERRLLERIAAVLGRWGHAGDPTATAFILLATLEGAVHAHVLGHPVVDDRRFVDALAEALLRIALPSSPLPPENLSWPSST
- a CDS encoding sigma 54-interacting transcriptional regulator — encoded protein: MAGETVAVHELPATGSVELGRAVDAPIRIDHPSISRRHLRLWLASGLEAEDLGGTNGTSLRGVRLPAHRRVPLGCDEVLIVGEVAVVIQDRARLTSATAAPRPPKPSGPVAPIAGDVVLRDPAMVRLHELATRVARGRIPVLITGETGTGKEVLAELLHRASPRAAGPLIRINCAALPEALVESEIFGHEKGAFTGADRSRVGLLEAGHGGTVLLDEVGELPLLVQAKLLRVLEHGAVTPVGATAPRTVDVRVVAATNRDLEAEIAAGRFRSDLYFRIAGVVLVVPPLRARPAEIEPLASAWLARAAAALDRPTLRLSAAALDQLRRHPWPGNVRELRSAMERAALMAPDDTVEPAHLELRGGPALAAAAPPVSPPTTDERERIVDALAACAGNQSRAAAMLGMPRRTLVKRLAELAIPRPRRG